Genomic DNA from Hydrocarboniclastica marina:
GACGCCGTTATTTGGTGTACCGGTTTCAGGCCCTCGCTTCAGCACTTGGCGAGCCTGGACATTGTGGAGGCCGATGGACGAGTGGCCGTTGAGCGCACCCGCTCCGTCAAGGAACCGCGGCTCTGGCTGGTCGGTTATGGCGACTGGACCGGATTCGCGTCGGCGACGTTGGTGGGGGTTATGCGAAGCACCCGTGATGCGGCCCGTGGTGTCAAAGACTATTTATCCGGAGAAGTGAACAACACATGAGTGAACACGACTTACCGAACATTGACCCGAACCATTTCGATACGCCCTCAGCAGAACCTGTATTCGCAGCCCGGCCCTCCGCGCATCGGCCGCGCATTCTGTTGTTGTACGGCTCACTGAGAGCCCGGTCTTTCAGCCGCCTCACCGTCGAAGAAGCCGCAAGGCTGCTGGAAGTGATGGGCGCTGAGACCCGCATATTCAACCCGCGCGGCTTGCCACTGCCCGATGCCGAGGAGGCATCGCATCCGAAAGTCCAGGAGCTACGGGAGCTGGCGCAATGGTCTGAAGGCATGGTCTGGTGCTCACCGGAGCGACACGGAGCCATGACCGGTATCATGAAATCCCAGATCGACTGGATCCCGCTGTCCCTTGGGGCCGTCCGACCGACTCAGGGCAAGACGCTCGCGGTCATGCAGGTCTCCGGCGGGTCCCAGTCGTTCAATGCCGTCAACCAGCTTAGAGTGCTCGGGCGCTGGATGAGGATGGTGACCATCCCCAACCAATCCTCGGTACCTAAGGCATTCATGGAGTTTGACGAGAACGATCGGATGAAGCCCTCACCGTTCTATGACCGGATCGTCGACGTCATGGAGGAACTGGTGAAGTTCACGCTGCTGGTACGAGACCGCAGTGCCTACCTGACCGATCGCTACTCCGAGCGCAAAGAAAGCGCCGAGGAGCTATCGAAGCGGGTTAATCAAAGAGCTATCTGAGGAGCCATCACGTGAGTACCGGGGTATTAACCAAACACGACAACCCGCCTGAAAGCATGGGCTTTTTTGAGCGCTATTTAACGGTCTGGGTCGGTTTGGCCATCGTGGCCGGCGTCGCGCTGGGGCAGTTTGCGCCGGTAGTGCCGGAAACGCTATCGCGCTTTGAGTATGCACAGGTCTCCATCCCGGTCGCGATCCTGATCTGGGCCATGATCTTTCCGATGATGGCGCAAGTTGACTTCAGCGCGGTTGCCGGGGTGGGGAGACAGCCCAAAGGACTGGTGATCACCACGGCCGTTAACTGGCTGATCAAGCCGTTTACCATGTTCGTCATTGCGTGGCGAATGGTTTGGAGGTTGCCCATGGCAAATTCTTCCTCATCAGGTTCAGAAAGCTTGCCTCGGACGATGACCGCGTTTGTTGTCGTGTTCATGGCAATGCAGACAGTGTTTGCACCAGCTGCAGCACTGGTTGCTGCGCTAGCTGTGACCGCTCTGCTTCGCGTTTTTCTGATGATGTAAGCCTTAGGTGCGATTCAGTTCGGCTGGCGCACCGCCTATTTCCTCTCTCCCCTATACGACCTGACAAGGTTGCATATCTCAGAAAGTCTTTAGTTTGTCCCTTAGAAATTCAGCTTAAAAGCGGGACAAGAATGGACCTTCAAAACTATCCGACACCACCTAGCCTCGCCCAGTTCGCGGTCAGCCTCTTCAAGAACAAGCGGTTCTCTCGAGTTCTTGAGCCTAGTGCAGGCCGGGGAGACCTCGCCGAGGCACTTAAGTCAGCCTATCGCCACCACCGTCTTCAGATCGACTGTGTTGAACTCGACTTCGAAAACCAAAGCACCCTCAGGGGTAAAGAATTCAGCATAGTTGGCCATGATTTCCTGGCCTATGCCGGCGGTCCAATCTACTCTCACATCCTCCTGAACCCGCCGTTCTCCCACGGTGACAGCCACGTCCTACACGCATGGGATTTGCTTGAAGACGGCGAAATTGTCGCAATCATTAATGCCGAGACGATCCTCAACCCTTTCAGCCAGAAACGCAGGCACCTGGTTCGATTGATTGAGGATCACGGGCACGTCAGCTACAAAAAGTACGCGTTTACGTCTAACGACACGAAGCGCAAAACGGACGTAGAAGTGGCGATTGTCTATCTCAAGAAAGAGTCTGATTTTAATACCGAGTTTTTGGGCACCCTCGAGGAAGACACTGCGGCTGATCAACTGGTTGGTGAAACTCAAAACAACGAACTGGCCCTGAACGATAAGTTCATTTCCAACCGCGTTACTGCGTTCAATTGTGCGGTACAAGCATTGAGCGAATCAGTGAACGCAGGCATACGCGCTGACCACTACGCGAGATTGCTCGGGCACTCGATATTTGACGACCTTCGATGCTCGGATGAACCTCAGGATAAGCGTGCTGACCAGTTCAATAAAGCGTACCTGCAACTGAAAGAGCGAGCCTGGTCGTCAATATTGCGGTCGACTACCGTTATCGGGCGGCTTGGCTCTTCAGCTCAGAAACGGCTCGAGGCAGAGTTTGAAAAGATCACACCTTTGGCGTTTACCGAAGCAAATATCTACGGCTTTTTGGAAGGGCTTCTCTTACAGCAGTCGGACCTTCAGGTAGAGATGATGTGTGACGTATTCGACCAGTTCAGCAAATATCATCCGAATAATCGCGTTTATTATTGCGGATGGAAATCCAACGCTAAACACAGGGTTAATGCATTCAGACTAAAAATGAATCGGTTCATTCTTCCAGCACTAAACTCTTCCTTCTACGCGAGCCATATACCGAGCTACCTCGCGTGGGACGATGAGCGGAGGTTCCACGACTTCGATAAAGTGTTCGCGATGCTGGACTGTAAGGCTGAGAACAACATCTTTGGTCTTAGAAAACTCTTCAAACAACCTGAAACGATGAAGAGGTTGGCCGCGGGCGAGCGAATAGCTTGTGATTATTTTGAGGTGCGTTTTTTCCGCAAGTCAGGAACGTTCCACCTCTTCCCGACGAACAAGGAACTAATCGAACGGCTTAACAGAGTGGTAGGTAAACATCGTGCCTGGCTCCCTGATGAGCCCGTGCCAGAGGAAAGCAGCTTCTGGCAGCAATACGCAAGCGCTGAGAAAGCCTGCCGCAATATCAAATTGACCTGGAACGATGAGTGGCAATTGAAGCATGGCACAGGCCACGCCGTTGCAGACAAACTGCGGTCTCAGTTTGAGGAAGGTCTGAGAAAGCTGGGCATCGAATATGACCCAGACAGAGCGATAGAAACGTTCGAGGCGGACTCCCTTCCCCGCCCCGAAGCGGCTTAATGCTCAGTTGACCGAAGCTCGAAACCCAAAGCTAAGAAGAAGGCGCGAATGACAAACAATCCTTACATTTTTCGACAGTACATCGACGGCGATCAGTTCAAAATGGGGTTATTCTGCAGCGATCTCAGTACGGCCTTGAACGCCGGACAGGATCGCGCATTATCGCCCTCAGATTTAGAATCACTGTACCGTGGTGTTCACTCTGAAGACGTCTCTAGAAACGATATCGGGGCCGGCGAGGACGATGCGAGTTCGCTTAGCGCCTGCTTCATCTGCTTTGCTGAATGGATGCACGCGATAGGCGAATGTCTTGGCCATGAGCCAGTCTACGGCGATAGTTCCGGCGATTATTGGGTGAGTGACGAAAGCGGGAATACACTGTCAGTCGTATCGCGCCTTAAAGATCAGCTGGTTTCAGCCCTGGCTACGGTGAATAGCGAGATTGAGAACGCGTCTGGCATCTCTCCTGTGGATGAGATTCTTCAATCCCGTAATTATTGGCGCCAGACTATTCCCGAAATGGACAGTGATAGTTTCAGATAATGAATGTGCCTTCTTCTCCCATCTCGATCGAGCTCTGGGCTTATCCGAACAACGAATACGCCGGCGGTTATGCGCCGGTGGCTGGCCTGTGCTTGGTTGCAACGGAACTAAGCCAAGACGATGACCAAATAGAATGGGCAAAGAAAACCCTGCTGAATGACCACTCTCCCTGCCTAGTGCTGATACGACAAAGCCCTATCGAACACGAGACTCATAACGACCGGCTAATCCGCTTCCAGGAAGGCGTGAACCGCAAGGCCACGGTTGGCGACCAACTCTACCTCTTCTGATAATTAGTTTTGTTTGCACGATAAAAAACCGGAACCCTTCCCTACCCTCCAATAAGACGCCAATAGAATCCTGTTATCGGGGTTGCATATCTGAAATCGGTGTAAAGATAGCCTCGAATCAACACAACAGGAGCACACATGAAAACTAGCGCAATATGGAAAGTTCTTCCTTTAGCCGCAGCCGTTGGCTTGGTTGGCTGTGGCGGATCCGGGTCCGATTCAGGGTCCACAAACGACGTAAGTATCGGCGGCGGAAACATCAACGCACCAACTGGTTCATATACGA
This window encodes:
- the arsH gene encoding arsenical resistance protein ArsH; translated protein: MSEHDLPNIDPNHFDTPSAEPVFAARPSAHRPRILLLYGSLRARSFSRLTVEEAARLLEVMGAETRIFNPRGLPLPDAEEASHPKVQELRELAQWSEGMVWCSPERHGAMTGIMKSQIDWIPLSLGAVRPTQGKTLAVMQVSGGSQSFNAVNQLRVLGRWMRMVTIPNQSSVPKAFMEFDENDRMKPSPFYDRIVDVMEELVKFTLLVRDRSAYLTDRYSERKESAEELSKRVNQRAI
- a CDS encoding DUF4942 domain-containing protein, which gives rise to MDLQNYPTPPSLAQFAVSLFKNKRFSRVLEPSAGRGDLAEALKSAYRHHRLQIDCVELDFENQSTLRGKEFSIVGHDFLAYAGGPIYSHILLNPPFSHGDSHVLHAWDLLEDGEIVAIINAETILNPFSQKRRHLVRLIEDHGHVSYKKYAFTSNDTKRKTDVEVAIVYLKKESDFNTEFLGTLEEDTAADQLVGETQNNELALNDKFISNRVTAFNCAVQALSESVNAGIRADHYARLLGHSIFDDLRCSDEPQDKRADQFNKAYLQLKERAWSSILRSTTVIGRLGSSAQKRLEAEFEKITPLAFTEANIYGFLEGLLLQQSDLQVEMMCDVFDQFSKYHPNNRVYYCGWKSNAKHRVNAFRLKMNRFILPALNSSFYASHIPSYLAWDDERRFHDFDKVFAMLDCKAENNIFGLRKLFKQPETMKRLAAGERIACDYFEVRFFRKSGTFHLFPTNKELIERLNRVVGKHRAWLPDEPVPEESSFWQQYASAEKACRNIKLTWNDEWQLKHGTGHAVADKLRSQFEEGLRKLGIEYDPDRAIETFEADSLPRPEAA